From a single Budorcas taxicolor isolate Tak-1 chromosome X, Takin1.1, whole genome shotgun sequence genomic region:
- the LOC128069971 gene encoding late histone H2B.L4-like — protein MCEPTPDNSEEDVITKEMGTSETEPSDTEMAKAGPSNPDPCDAEPKKAKQKTAKGRRCRRRRRGHQGNFSSFATYFPRVLRQVHTGLSLSRESVNILDSFVKDMFERIAEEAGSLAHCNRRCTIMTEDIQTAVRLLLPGELGKYAVSEATKSVTRYRTSR, from the coding sequence ATGTGTGAACCAACCCCTGACAACTCGGAGGAAGACGTGATCACCAAAGAAATGGGCACCTCTGAAACTGAGCCCTCTGATACGGAGATGGCGAAAGCAGGGCCCTCCAATCCAGACCCGTGTGATGCGGAACcaaaaaaggcaaagcagaagacAGCTAAGGGCCGCcgttgccgccgccgccgccgcggccatCAGGGCAATTTCTCAAGCTTTGCTACCTATTTCCCTAGGGTGCTGAGGCAAGTACACACAGGCCTGAGTCTTTCCCGTGAGTCCGTGAACATCTTGGATTCGTTTGTGAAAGATATGTTCGAGCGGATTGCCGAAGAGGCTGGGAGCCTGGCCCACTGCAACAGGCGCTGCACCATCATGACCGAAGACATCCAGACAGCTGTGCGTCTTCTGTTGCCTGGGGAGCTCGGCAAGTACGCCGTGTCCGAGGCCACCAAGTCGGTCACCAGATACCGCACCAGCAGATGA